AAAAATAATCTCGGCAGTGTTATAGAAGCTGAAGATGGTTCAGTAGCCGTAGAAAAGTACAATCAAGAAAAACCGGATCTGGTATTGATGGACATTACAATGCCAGAAATGGATGGCATCCAAGCAGTAAGACAAATAGTAAAAAAAGATCCCAATGCTAAGATAGTTATGTGCTCGGCCATGGGACAACAGGCTATGGTTATTGAAGCAATACAGGCAGGTGCTAAGGATTTTATAGTAAAGCCATTTCAACCTGACAGAGTAATTGAAGCTGTCAAAAAAATGTTGAAATGAGGAATTTTGATGTCTAGCGATAGCGTGTTTTTTCAAGCTGTTACATTTCTTTTAATATTTGTATTCGTAGTTTTTTTGGCCTATTATGTAACAGTATTTATCAATAAAAAGGCTTTGAATATATATAAAGGAAATAATTTTGACATTGTAGATCACTTAAATTTAGGCAAAGATAAAAATTTGTATATAATCAAAGTTTGCAACGAATACTTGCTATTTAGTGTCACGAATAATTCTATTGTATATATAAAGACTTTAACTGCTGATGATGTTAAGATGAAAGATAAAAATAGCAGTTTCAAACAAAGTTTAAATATTTCATTAAACAATTTAAAGAAATTGTCAATTAGAAATCTAGGTGGTAATGAACATGATACATATAAAAAAAATTAGTGGGGCTGTGTTATTACTAACTTTATTGACAAAAGTTGCATATGCAGCACCGAGTTCTGCTTCGCCGCTGATTACAATAAATGCACCATCAGGTCCGAATAACATAGCATCGAGTATTCAGATAGTGCTTCTTTTAACTGTATTAACTTTAGCACCTTCAATACTCATAATGATGACTTCTTTTACAAGAATTATTGTTGTCTTATCATTTTTGAGAAATGCTTTGGGTTTACAGCAAATGCCACCTAATCAAGTTTTAATTGGATTGTCCTTATTTTTGACGTTTTTTATAATGGCACCTGTTGGTGTGCAAATAAACAATGATTCAATACAACCATATATGCAGGGAAAAATAACCCCACAAGTAGCCTATGTCAAAGCAAGAGATCCTTTAAAAAATTTTATGCTAAAACAGACTAGAAAAAATGATTTGAATTTATTTATAAATCTTGCCAAAATTAAAGTAAAGAGTGTGAATGACATACCACTAAGAGTTGTTATTCCTTCGTTTATTATTAGTGAGCTTAAGACGGCATTTGAGATTGGTTTTATTATATACATACCATTTTTGATTATAGACATGGTTGTTGCCAGTGTATTAATGTCCATGGGAATGTTTATGTTACCGCCTGTACTTATTTCTTTGCCATTTAAACTTTTGCTGTTTATTTTAGTAGATGGATGGAATATATTAGCAAAATCATTGGTAATAGGTTTTAGATAAGGAGGATAATAATGGATCCTGGAGTAGTTCTTGATATTGGAAGGGAAGCATTAATGGTGACAATGATTGTATCCGCACCGCTTTTAATTGTATCGCTATTGGTAGGACTCATTATAAGTATATTTCAGGCAACAACACAGATTCAGGAGCAGACTTTGACGTTTGTACCTAAAATTTTAGCTATTTTTGCTTCTATAATGTTATTTGGACCATGGATGCTTACAACATTGATTAATTACACACAAAAATTAATATTAAACATTAATAATTTTATTAAATAGATAAAATGGAACTGAGTTATTACATTTTAAACAATGTACAATACTTTTTGATAGTCTTTGTGCGAATGCTTGGTATTTTTATACTGACACCACTATTTGGAACAAGATCGTTGCCTCCGATGTTTAAAATTGGCCTTGCCTTTTTTACATCGATAATTATATTTGATTTAGTGAAGGTAAACATCGATGCAAGTAATTTATATCAATACGTTGTAATTGTATTTAATGAGTTTTTGGTTGGCTTATTGATTGGCTTAGCTTCCATGGTTTCATTTAGCGCTATTTACTTGGCTGGACAAATAATAGATTATCAATTAGGTTTTAGCATTGTCAATGTTCTTGCTGCAGGTGAAGAGACACAGGTGCCTTTGATTGGAAACTTTGTATACATACTTACGCTGCTATTATTCCTGCTGATAAACGGACATCACAAATTGTTTGTAATGCTGTTTCAAAGCTATAGTATGATACCTGTTGGTACTGCATTTTTGCATTCAGAAAGTATTAATGTTATTTTTACGAAGATTGTATCAGATATGTTTGTTTTAGGTTTCAGAATCAGTGCACCAATCGTTCTTTCAACATTGCTTACTGATATAACATTAAGCATAATTTCAAGAACGATTCCACAGCTAAATGTATTTATGATTGGCATGCCTATTAAAATATTTATCGGCATATTCACATTGTTTATAATGTTGCCAATGTATTTAGCAATCATAGATGTTTTATTCAACGGGATGTATTCTGATATATATTTGCTTTTAAAATCTATGGTAAAAGGATGACGCAGATTGAAGTTACAACTTTTTGCCGGTGAAAAGACAGAACCAGCAACACCTAAAAGAAGACAAGATGCGAGAAAAAAAGGACAAGTCTTTCAGAGCAGGGAAGTAACGTCAGCAATAATAACAATAGCTGGATTTTTAGTTATATATTTCACTGTGCAAAATAGCATTGAAGAGATCATGAATCTCATCAAATACTTATTTCTAAATTATGGAGGCGCCAGCGATAATGCATTTACAGTTAATGGAATATATAAATTGTTTGAGATTATTTTAACTGTTTTTCTGAAATTGATACTACCTACAGTTGCAACTGTCTTTTTAGTTGCACTAGTATCGACTTATGCACAGGTTGGATTTGTATTTACTTCGGAATCATTAAATATAAAGTTAGAAAGACTAAATCCATTAGAAGGCATTAAACGAATGTTTTCAAGAAGAACCATACTTGAACTTTTGAAAGCAATTGTAAAGATAGGAATACTAGGCTATGTTATGTACTCATTTTTAATAGGGCAGTATAAAGGTATACCTCAGCTATTAGATATGTCAGTTCAAGATCTTATTAAGTACAGTTTAAATATATTTGGTGGTATATTATTGAGAATTTCTATCGTATTAATAGTTCTTGGGATAGTTGATTATATATTCCAGTGGAGAGATTATGAATCAAATTTGAGAATGAGCAAGGAAGATATCAAAGAAGAATTTAAAGAAACTGAAGGCAATCCGCAAATAAAATCAGAAATTAAAAAGAAACAAAGACAAATTTCTATGAGGAGAATGATGCAAAACATTAAAAAAGCAGATGTTGTTATTACAAATCCAACTCATATAGCTGTTGCTTTAATGTATGACAATGAAATTAATGATGCTCCTGTAGTTGTTGCGAAAGGTCAAGACTATATCGCTCAGAGAATAAAAGAAGAAGCAATTAAATATTCGATTGTTATTGTGGAAAATAAGCCACTTGCTCAATCATTGTACAAAACGACTGATATTGGGGACAGCATACCGCCTGAATTATATAAGGCAGTAGCAGAGGTTTTGGCATATGTTTACAGCTTAAGAGGTGAGTAGGAGGGATATTTTGAAGTTTTCAGATTTAATTGCAGCAGTGTTTGTCGTAGGGATTGTGTTAATTATAATCATTCCAGTTCCATCGATTTTATTAGACTTTTTGTTGATTTTAAATATTTCGCTATCAATAATTATATTGCTTACGACAATGTATGTTAAAGATGCAATGGATTTTTCTATATTTCCCTCTATATTGCTTATCACGACTTTAATGAGATTAGCCTTGAATATTTCCTCTACAAGGTTAATTTTAACGTCTGGATTTGCAGGAAATGTGATACATGCTTTTGGCAGTTTCGTTATTGGTAATAATCCCATAGTTGGTTTTATAGTATTTATAATTATAGCAATTGTTCAATTTATTGTAATTACAAAAGGAGCTGAAAGAGTATCTGAAGTTTCAGCAAGGTTTACATTAGATGCAATGCCAGGCAAACAAATGTCGATTGATGCTGATTTAAATGCAGGAATTATAAATGATAAAGAAGCAAGAGAAAGAAGAAAAAAGATTCAAGAAGAAGCTAAATTTTTTGGCTCAATGGATGGTGCAAGCAAATTTGTAAAAGGCGATGCAATTGTTGGAATCATAATAATGATTATAAACATAATAGCTGGTTTAATCATAGGAATGACTATGAAGGGGATGGACATAAATCAAGCAATAGATACATATGCGATTTTAACAGTTGGTGATGGACTAGTTAGTCAAATACCTGCTTTACTTATATCAACAGCCACCGGCATTATAGTAACAAGAACAGCATCGGAAACAAATATGGGCAACGATGTGATAAAACAGCTTTTGAGAGAGCCGAGAGTGCTGCAAATTACAGGTGTATTGCTTATTTTAATGGCATTTATACCTATGCTTCCCGCTATTCCGTTGTTTATCATTGGTTCGTTATTTACATATTTAGGATTTTCTAATAGAAAGAAAAACAAAGAAAGCGAGCAAGCCAAAAACGAAGACTTAAAGGAATTGGAGGAAATTAGAGATCCAAAACGGGCATACGATCTTTTGCAAGTTGATCCTATTGAATTGGAATTTGGATATGAATTGATTCCTATAGCAAGCAACGAGTTATTGGACAGAATCGTAATGATTAGAAGACAAATAGCATTAGATTTAGGCTTGGTTGTGCCGATGGTAAGATTAAGAGATAATATTCAACTTAAGCCAAATGAATACATAATAAAAATTAGAGGTAATGAAGTCGGAAGAGGTAATGTATACGTAAATAAATACCTATGCATGCAAGTCGGTGAAATGAATAGTGATATAAAAGGCATCAGCACTAGAGAGCCTGCATTTGGACTGCCGGCATTATGGATTGATGACAGTGAGAAATCAAAAGCTGAAATGCTGGGATGTACAGTTGTAGATGTTCCATCTGTAATATCAACACATTTGACTAGTGTAATCAAAAAATATTCAGATGAGCTTTTAGGAAGACAAGAAGTTAAAGAATTGCTGGATAACATAAAATTGACAAATCCAGCACTTGTTGATGAGATTGTGCCGAAATTGTTAAGTTTGGGTGATATAGAAAAAGTATTGTGTAATTTGTTACGTGAAGAAATTTCAATACGTGATATGGTTACTATACTGGAAACACTTGCTGATTATGCACCAAGTACAAAAGATACAGACGTTTTAACAGAGTACGTAAGGCAATCATTAAAAAGAGCTATTACAAACAAATATGCGAAGGATGGAAAGCTTCAAGTCATAACACTAGATCCAGAAATTGAGAAATCTATTCAAAATGCAATTAACCAGACTGACCATGGTTCGTATTTGGCTCTTTCACCTGACGCTATGCAAAAAATATTAAAAGCAATTCACAACATCATAAAAAAACTGACAATTAAAGGAGAACAGCCTATTATACTGACTGCACCAATTATTAGATTTTATTTAAGAAAGTTGGTTGAACAGATATCGAAAGATATAGTCGTTTTATCCTATAACGAGCTTTTACCAAATATAGAGGTATTTTCTGTAGGGACGGTGAAATTAAGTGAAAGTTAAGCGCTATATAGCGGATAATTATCAGGATGCATTAAGAATGATAAAAACAGAAATGGGTAGTGATGCTATTATTCTACAACAAAATAGTTATAAAGAAAAGGGATTTAAAGGGTTATTCAAAAAGAAGAAAGTTGAAGTACTGGCAGCAGTTGAAGAAAATAAAATTGATGAAAGAGATATCTTTTATAAAGATTTGTATGAAATTAAATCGCTCTTAAGAGAATTTAAAAAAAGTGAAAATAGCGAAACTGACAAAAAAGATTTAAGAGATAAGTTAATTTACATAGGAGTTGATGAAGATTTAACTAAAATCTTAACCGAAGGAATAAGCGAAATAACCGACGACAATATAAAAATATTGCAAAAAAGAATTGCTAACTTTATTGGACCACCAAAAAAGATAAACTGCTTAAACGAGAAAAAACGTGTTGTTTTTATCGGTCCTACAGGTGTAGGTAAAACGACGACTATAGCAAAAATAGCTTCTCAATTAATATTAAGGGAAAAGAAAAATGTATTGCTGATAACTGCAGACATTTTTAGAATCGCAGGTGCAGAACAGCTAAAGATATATGGTGAAATTTTAGGGGTGCCAGTAAAGGTAGTTAACAACATTTTTGATTTAAATAGATTGGAAAGTGAAATAAGCAAATATGATGTAGTGTTGATTGATACTGCAGGAAGAAGTCATACTGATTCTAGAAAAATGCAAGAACTGAAGACTTTTTTACAGTATGGTTCTTACGATGATATATACTTGTGCTTAAGTGCAACAACGAAAAACAGTGATGCTAAAAAAATTATTAAGTCGTACGATTTTATCAATGACTACAATTTGCTTTTTACAAAATTAGATGAAACAGACAATTACAGTGTCATTTTAAATTCTATATATTATTCGAAAAAGCCTATATCATATGTAACAACAGGACAGATAGTTCCTGATGATATTTGCTTAGCTGATAGCAAAATGATAGCACAAAATATTTTGAAGGGGAATTAACATGGATCAAGCTGATAGGCTAAGATATTTATTCCAACAAAACAATATGAAAAGATGTAGAGTAATAACTGTAACCGGTGGCAAAGGTGGAACAGGTAAAACTTGTATATCAGTCAATTTGTCTATAGCATTGAGAAAGCTTGGATATAATGTGTTAATTATTGATGCAGACATAGGTTTTTCAAATGCAGAGATAGAATTAGGCGTTATATCTAAATTTACTTTGTACGATGTATTATATGGTAACAAAAAAATAATAGATGTTATTAATGATGGTCCAATTGGAGTAAAATTTATATCAACGGGTGGAAACTTTGACCTTATAAATGGCGATATTGATTTGAATGTTTTTTTCAACAATATCAATATCCTTGATAATTACTTTGATTATGTAATTGTCGATACTGGTGCGGGAATCAATAAAACAGTTAAAAGTTTTATCGATATGTCAGACGATGTAGTTGTTGTTACTACGCCGGAACCGACTGCCATAATGGATGCTTATATTTTAATAAAATCAATACAAGAATTAAGCGATAAAAATCTATATTTAATAGTTAATAAAGTTACAAATCAAAGCGAATATGTATCTGTTTATGAAAGGTTAAATAATGCACTGATAAACTTTTTAGGTACTACAATTAACGATTTAGGCTACATTCATGAGGATGCGAGAATAAGTGAGTGCATAAAAGCGCAAAATCCTATAATTTTGAAGTACCAATCAAGCAAGCCTTCAAAAGATATCACAAGAATTGCAGAAAGCCTCACAAATCATAAAAGCACTAAAAAGAAAGAAGGTCTTCTCGGAATATTTAAAAAAATGCTTTTAAATAGCGGAGGTATTTACAATGGAGAACATAAAACCAGGGCAAAAGATTGAAATAAGTATAGGCAAAAGTAATAACAAATATACATCGAAAATTGATGATATCTCGGCTGATGGTACTCTATTGATTGAGGCTCCAATACACAATGGACACTTTGTTCCAGTAAGGATCGGCGCAAAATTGAGCATTACTTTTTTTAATAAAAACGGTGTATATACATTTGATGGCATTGTAATAAATAGATTTTTAGGTAATATTTCGTTTATACAATTAAAAAGAATAACTGATATTGAGAAGTTGCAAAGAAGGCAATTCTTTAGATTAGAGAAGATAATGGAATTTAAATATATGGTGTCTGAAGACAGTGAAATAATGGAAAAGGGAGTCATAAAAGATATTAGCGGAGGAGGCTTTCGGGCAAAAGTCAAGAAAAAAATAGAAGTTGGAACTGAAATAATTTGTTTCTTAAATTTAGACGATGAGTTTGAAGAAATCGTGCAAAAATGTAAAGTTATTAGATGTATTTTTTTTGAAGATGGGTATGAAATAGCTGTAAAATATGCCGATATAGAAGATAGATTAAGAGAAAAGATAATATCATTTATTTTTAAAGAACAAAGAAAGTTAAAAAGACGACAAATAAATTTATAAAAACGAAAAGGAGGAAAAGAAATGGATACAAATCAATACTTAGAGATATTTTTGGAAGAATCTGAAGAACATATTGAAAGTTTAAATGAAAATCTTCTTCAACTTGAAAAAAATCCAGAAGATTCACATATTATTGATGAAATATTTAGATCTGCTCATACACTTAAAGGAATGGCTGCTACAATGGGCTTTGAAAACATGACTAGATTGACACACAAAATGGAAGATGTTTTGCAAGAAATAAGAAGCAATTCCATAAAAGTTACCAGCAATCTCATGGATGGGTTATTTAAATGTATTGATGCATTAAGTTCAATGACAGGAATTATATCTGAAAGTGGAAACGATTCGTATGACATTGAAAATTTGATTGAATTATTAGAAACAAATAATTCGGAAGAAGAAGTAGCAGCGACGAATATCGAAAATTCGAAATCTCTAGACAGCAACAATATAAATGTATATGAAAAAGACATAATAGAAAAGGCTGCATCTCAAGGCTATAAAACTTACAGCATAGAAGTGGTCATAGACAAAAATTGTGTAATGAAGTCTGCAAGAGCTTTTATTGTATTTAATACTTTAGACAATCTAGGAGATATTGTTGATTCTACACCTTCAGTAGAAGATATAGAAGATGAAAAGTTTGATGATAGATTTACAGTTCATTTAATCAGCAAACATGAAAAAGATGATATAAAATCTAAGCTAATTTCAATATCAGAAATAAAAATTATAAATATCGAGGAATTGTTGTATTCAAAGGAAATCAAAGATAATAAGAAACTTGAACCAGCAAATCTAAGCTCAGCTGATCAAATAAAACATAGTAAAACTAATAAAAGCGTTAGAGTTGATATTGAGAGGTTAGATAATTTAATGAACCTTGTCAGCGAGTTGATTATAATTAAAACTCGCCTTGAAGGTCTTGAATCGAATGAAAAAAATCCTGAAACAATTTCAACGATTGAATATTTAGAAAGAATAACGACAAACCTTCATGATGCGGTAATGAAAGTCAGAATGGTTCCAGTTGAAAGAGTGTTTAACCGTTTTCCCCGTATGGTCAGAGATTTATCTAGGGAATTAAATAAAAAAATTACGCTTAATATGTATGGCCAGGATACAGAAGTTGATCGTACCGTAATTGATGAAATAGGTGATCCACTTGTACATCTAATGAGGAATTCTATAGATCATGGAATAGAAACACCAGAAGTCCGTGTAAAAAAAGGCAAACCTGAAACAGGTGTTATTAATCTAAAAGCATATCATGAAGGCAATAATGTAATAATCGAAGTGAGTGATGATGGTTCTGGAATTAACTTTGAAAAAGTAAAAAATAAAGCTTATGAAAAAGGAATGCTATCTGCTGATGAAGTTGAAGAACTATCAAATGAAAAATTGGTAAAGTTGCTTTTTGAACCTGGATTTAGCACATCTGATACGATATCTGACATTTCAGGTAGAGGAGTTGGACTAGATGTAGTAAAAAATAAAATAGAATCTTTGAATGGATCTATTGAAGTTAAAACAGAAGTAGACAAAGGCACAAAATTTATAATAAAACTGCCATTAACTTTAGCAATAATTCAAGCTTTGTTAGTCATGGTAGGTAATGAAAAATATGCTTTTCCATTAAACTCAATATCAGAAATTGTAAACAAGAATAAAAATGAAATACATTTAGTGCAGGGTAAAGAAGTAGTTATGTACAGAGGTAAGGTCATCCCTCTTATAAGATTACATAATGTTCTCGATCTGAAGTCAAATGAAGACAGTGATAATTTTATCTGTGTAATAATAAAAAAAGGTGATAATCTTGCAGCATGTAGTGTTGATGAACTTATCGGACAGCAGGAAATAGTAATAAAGCCTTTGGGGAAATATCTAAGCAATGTAAAAATAATTGCCGGTGCAACGATACTGGGCGATGGACAAGTTGCACTTATCATAGATTCAAATAATTTACTTTAAAAGGAGGCGTTGAGCATGAGCATGTTTGTCGTAACAAGATTAGGAAGTGAAGAATATGGGATAGAAATAGACAAAGTACAATCTATTGAGAAAATTACGAAAATAACGAGGGTTCCAAAGGCGCCTTCTTTCGTAAAAGGTGTCATTAACTTAAGAGGTGAAATAATACCAGTAATTTCCCTTAGAATGTTGTTAAAATTAAGCGAAGTTGAATTTGATGATGATACAAGAATCGTAATAATAAAAAACAATGATATTATCATTGGAATCATCGTAGATAATGCAAATGAAGTTGTAGAAATTAACGACAGTAATATCGATTCAATAGATGTAAACAGTAATTTGTACAAAAAAGAAAGTTTTATCGGTAAAATAGGCAAAATTGACAATAGAATATTAATGCTATTTGATATAGACAAACTGACTACTCAGCAGGAAGTGAAGTTATGAATATAGATAAACTTAATGAAACGTGTATCGACATTCTTAAAGAACTTGGTAATATAGGCTCAGGGAACGCGATAACTGCTTTAGCTTCAATTATAGGGAAAAAAATAGATATGAAAATACCATCAGTTAAATTAATGGATTTTAATGAAGTTCAAAATATATTTGGATTGGCTGATGCAATCATTGTTGGTATATATTTTGATCTCGAAGGTAGTGTGAAAGGAAATATTTTATTTTCCCTTGATATTGAAAGTGCTTCTTACTTGATAGAATATTTGATGGGTGTCAACGTAGGAGAAGTATTTAGTGATATTGAGAAATCTGCATTACAAGAGATAGGGAATATAATGGCAGGAAGCTATGTTTCATCACTATCTACATTAACAAACTTAGATATGAAGATATCACCGCCAGCAATAAGCATTGATATGGCTGGTGCCATATTGAGTGTGCCCGCAATAAAATTCAGTGAATTATCAGACAAAATTTTATTTATTGAAACAGAGTTTTTTGAAGGCAGCAAACTAATCAAAGGTGACTTCTTTCTCATACCAGATATAGAATCTTTCGATAAAATACTTAATGCACTTGGAGTTGAATTAGATGGATAATTTTACTTTTCGAGTAGGCATGGCTGACGCAAAAATCACTAAATGCCCAGGCAAATTGATAACTGTGGGTCTTGGATCATGCGTGGGGATTGTTCTCTATGATAAAATGACTAAAATATCAGGACTTGTACATATTATGCTGCCATACAGTACCCAAAGTAAAAACAATTCAAATAAATTAAAATTCGCTGATACAGGAATCAATGCACTGATAGATATGATGATAGAAGCAGGTGCTGATAAAAGATATATAATCAGCAAAATTGCAGGTGGTGCCCAAATGTTTGCGACTAAAGCAAATTTAGATATCATGAATATAGGTACCCGCAACGTAATTGCCACTAAAGATGTTTTAGCTTCTTTGAATATACCATTAATATCCGAAGACACAGGTGGAAACTATGGTAGAACCATTGAATTCGATTCAGAAAATGGGAAATTGTTAATTAAAACGATTGGACATGGAATAAAATTTATTTAGGGTAGGAAAGGAATGTATAAGGATGTCACTACTCGAACAAGATTTATGGGATAAGTATGAAAAAGATGGTAGTTCTAAAGAAGACATAATTATAAAATATATGCCGCTTGTAAAACACATAGTAAAAAGAATTTGTTTGTCAGAAATAAGCAAAGAAGATGTAGATGATCTTATTAGTCAAGGTATGATTGGCTTAATTGATGCAGTCAATAAATATGACATATCAAAAGGAGTAAAATTCGAAACATATGCATCAATAAGAATAAAAGGAGAAATAATAGACTATCTTAGGAAAAAAGACTGGATCCCAAGAAGCCTAAAAAAGAGATATAAAAGCATTGAAAAAACAATAGAGCAATTAGAACAGGAATACAAAAGAGAGCCAACAATCGAAGAAATTATGGATGCAACAAAGTTATCAAAAAATGATGTTTTAAAGACGCTAAGCTATATGAACGCTGGATATATAAGTTCTTTGGATGAAGTAATTGAAAATAACTTAAAAGTTTCTTCACTCACAGAAAGTGAAAATACAAATCCAGAAAATGAGGTTTTGATGTATGACTTAAAACAAAACATTTCAAAAGCCATAGATATGCTGCAAGAAAAAGAAAGATTAATAATTTCATTATATTATTATGAAGATTTAAACTACAAAGAAATCAGTAAAATAATGGGTTTAACAGAATCGCGAATATCACAGATTCATTCTAAAGCTATAAAAAAACTAAGAGAAAAATTAAATGATTTGATATAATCTTCTAAAAAATTGGGGGCATTTAAGTGAGTGATTTAAGATATTCTTATAAACTAGAAATAACATCTGATAATATGGCGGCTTATTTATTAGTAGAAAATATTTCAGATGATGGGATTGCTTTAGATGAAAATAGTCTTTTAGAATTATTAAAATCACACAATATCACTTTTGGAATAATTGACAGTACAATTAAAAAAATATGCAAATCCCCCAATCTAAATGAACGATATTTAATAGCACAGGGGAAAAAGCCTGTAAGTGGTAAAGATGGCTATGTAGAATTTTTAATTGACTTTGCTAATAACTTTGAGCCAAAAGTGCTTGATGATGGAAGAGTCGATTACAAAGAGCTGCAGATTTTTAAAAGCATCAAAAAGGATGAGATCATAGCCAAAAAAATAGAACCTGAAGATGGCATTGATGGAATGAA
The nucleotide sequence above comes from Thermoanaerobacterium sp. CMT5567-10. Encoded proteins:
- the fliQ gene encoding flagellar biosynthesis protein FliQ; this encodes MDPGVVLDIGREALMVTMIVSAPLLIVSLLVGLIISIFQATTQIQEQTLTFVPKILAIFASIMLFGPWMLTTLINYTQKLILNINNFIK
- the fliR gene encoding flagellar biosynthetic protein FliR, with product MELSYYILNNVQYFLIVFVRMLGIFILTPLFGTRSLPPMFKIGLAFFTSIIIFDLVKVNIDASNLYQYVVIVFNEFLVGLLIGLASMVSFSAIYLAGQIIDYQLGFSIVNVLAAGEETQVPLIGNFVYILTLLLFLLINGHHKLFVMLFQSYSMIPVGTAFLHSESINVIFTKIVSDMFVLGFRISAPIVLSTLLTDITLSIISRTIPQLNVFMIGMPIKIFIGIFTLFIMLPMYLAIIDVLFNGMYSDIYLLLKSMVKG
- the fliP gene encoding flagellar type III secretion system pore protein FliP (The bacterial flagellar biogenesis protein FliP forms a type III secretion system (T3SS)-type pore required for flagellar assembly.); its protein translation is MIHIKKISGAVLLLTLLTKVAYAAPSSASPLITINAPSGPNNIASSIQIVLLLTVLTLAPSILIMMTSFTRIIVVLSFLRNALGLQQMPPNQVLIGLSLFLTFFIMAPVGVQINNDSIQPYMQGKITPQVAYVKARDPLKNFMLKQTRKNDLNLFINLAKIKVKSVNDIPLRVVIPSFIISELKTAFEIGFIIYIPFLIIDMVVASVLMSMGMFMLPPVLISLPFKLLLFILVDGWNILAKSLVIGFR
- the flhA gene encoding flagellar biosynthesis protein FlhA, whose translation is MKFSDLIAAVFVVGIVLIIIIPVPSILLDFLLILNISLSIIILLTTMYVKDAMDFSIFPSILLITTLMRLALNISSTRLILTSGFAGNVIHAFGSFVIGNNPIVGFIVFIIIAIVQFIVITKGAERVSEVSARFTLDAMPGKQMSIDADLNAGIINDKEARERRKKIQEEAKFFGSMDGASKFVKGDAIVGIIIMIINIIAGLIIGMTMKGMDINQAIDTYAILTVGDGLVSQIPALLISTATGIIVTRTASETNMGNDVIKQLLREPRVLQITGVLLILMAFIPMLPAIPLFIIGSLFTYLGFSNRKKNKESEQAKNEDLKELEEIRDPKRAYDLLQVDPIELEFGYELIPIASNELLDRIVMIRRQIALDLGLVVPMVRLRDNIQLKPNEYIIKIRGNEVGRGNVYVNKYLCMQVGEMNSDIKGISTREPAFGLPALWIDDSEKSKAEMLGCTVVDVPSVISTHLTSVIKKYSDELLGRQEVKELLDNIKLTNPALVDEIVPKLLSLGDIEKVLCNLLREEISIRDMVTILETLADYAPSTKDTDVLTEYVRQSLKRAITNKYAKDGKLQVITLDPEIEKSIQNAINQTDHGSYLALSPDAMQKILKAIHNIIKKLTIKGEQPIILTAPIIRFYLRKLVEQISKDIVVLSYNELLPNIEVFSVGTVKLSES
- a CDS encoding AAA family ATPase, encoding MDQADRLRYLFQQNNMKRCRVITVTGGKGGTGKTCISVNLSIALRKLGYNVLIIDADIGFSNAEIELGVISKFTLYDVLYGNKKIIDVINDGPIGVKFISTGGNFDLINGDIDLNVFFNNINILDNYFDYVIVDTGAGINKTVKSFIDMSDDVVVVTTPEPTAIMDAYILIKSIQELSDKNLYLIVNKVTNQSEYVSVYERLNNALINFLGTTINDLGYIHEDARISECIKAQNPIILKYQSSKPSKDITRIAESLTNHKSTKKKEGLLGIFKKMLLNSGGIYNGEHKTRAKD
- a CDS encoding DEAD/DEAH box helicase family protein, with translation MKVKRYIADNYQDALRMIKTEMGSDAIILQQNSYKEKGFKGLFKKKKVEVLAAVEENKIDERDIFYKDLYEIKSLLREFKKSENSETDKKDLRDKLIYIGVDEDLTKILTEGISEITDDNIKILQKRIANFIGPPKKINCLNEKKRVVFIGPTGVGKTTTIAKIASQLILREKKNVLLITADIFRIAGAEQLKIYGEILGVPVKVVNNIFDLNRLESEISKYDVVLIDTAGRSHTDSRKMQELKTFLQYGSYDDIYLCLSATTKNSDAKKIIKSYDFINDYNLLFTKLDETDNYSVILNSIYYSKKPISYVTTGQIVPDDICLADSKMIAQNILKGN
- a CDS encoding flagellar biosynthetic protein FliO — translated: MSSDSVFFQAVTFLLIFVFVVFLAYYVTVFINKKALNIYKGNNFDIVDHLNLGKDKNLYIIKVCNEYLLFSVTNNSIVYIKTLTADDVKMKDKNSSFKQSLNISLNNLKKLSIRNLGGNEHDTYKKN
- a CDS encoding response regulator — protein: MSKIMIVDDAAFMRMMIKDIITKNNLGSVIEAEDGSVAVEKYNQEKPDLVLMDITMPEMDGIQAVRQIVKKDPNAKIVMCSAMGQQAMVIEAIQAGAKDFIVKPFQPDRVIEAVKKMLK
- the flhB gene encoding flagellar biosynthesis protein FlhB gives rise to the protein MKLQLFAGEKTEPATPKRRQDARKKGQVFQSREVTSAIITIAGFLVIYFTVQNSIEEIMNLIKYLFLNYGGASDNAFTVNGIYKLFEIILTVFLKLILPTVATVFLVALVSTYAQVGFVFTSESLNIKLERLNPLEGIKRMFSRRTILELLKAIVKIGILGYVMYSFLIGQYKGIPQLLDMSVQDLIKYSLNIFGGILLRISIVLIVLGIVDYIFQWRDYESNLRMSKEDIKEEFKETEGNPQIKSEIKKKQRQISMRRMMQNIKKADVVITNPTHIAVALMYDNEINDAPVVVAKGQDYIAQRIKEEAIKYSIVIVENKPLAQSLYKTTDIGDSIPPELYKAVAEVLAYVYSLRGE